The region ATAGAGCTAAAATGAATAAAAATAGAATAAACGAGACGGCGAAGTTGTGCAGGCTTATTAGCCGGCCCCCTTCATACTTTAATAAAAACCCATTTTTTACGCTAGAAGACTATGAACGCACCACAAGCCTACGCATCAAAAGACGATATTGGCCACTATGTTGGCGGCTCTCTCATCACCCCTAAAGATGGACGATTTTCTGATGTCTACAATCCTAGCAAAGGAACTGTAGCGCGTCGAGTAGCTCTAGCCAGCAAACAAGAGGTTGATGCGGCTGTTGCAGTGGCACAAAAGGCATTTGAGACCTGGAGTCTAACCAGTCCCTTACGTCGCTCTCGAATTCTTTTCAAATACTTAGAGCTTCTCAATGCCAATCGTGATGAATTGGCTGCCATCATTACTGCTGAGCATGGCAAAGTATTTACTGATGCTCAAGGCGAGGTTACGCGCGGCATAGAAATTGTTGAATTTGCCACAGGTATTCCAGAACTTTTAAAGGGTGATTACACAGAACAAGTTTCTACTGATATTGACAACTGGGTAATGCGCCAGCCACTTGGTGTTGTTGCCGGCATTACTCCATTCAATTTCCCAGTAATGGTTCCAATGTGGATGTTCCCAATGGCTATTGCCTGTGGAAATACCTTCATCCTCAAACCAAGCCCAACAGATCCTTCGGCATCCCTGTTTATGGCAAAGCTTCTCAAAGAAGCAGGCCTTCCAGATGGCGTCTTTAACGTCGTTCAAGGCGATAAAGAAGCGGTTGATGCCTTAATAGAAAATCCAGATGTAAAAGCAGTGAGTTTTGTCGGCTCTACACCGATTGCAAACTACATCTACGAACGTTGCGCTCATTTTGGCAAACGCTCACAAGCATTGGGTGGCGCCAAGAATCACATGGTTATCATGCCTGATGCCGACATTGAGAAATCGATTGATGCCTTAATTGGCGCAGCATATGGTTCTGCAGGCGAGCGTTGTATGGCGATCTCAGTTGCAGTTTTAGTTGGTGATGTTGCTGAAAAAATTATGCCTAAATTAATTGAGCGCACCAAGACACTCAAGGTTAAGAACGGCATGGAACTTGATGCAGAAATGGGCCCTATTGTTACCAAGGCCGCATTAGAGCGTATTACTGGCTATATCGATAGCGGCGTTGCCTCCGGTGCAAAACTCTTGGTAGATGGTCGCGGCTTAAAGGTGCCTGGCCATGAAGATGGCTTCTTTATTGGCGGTACATTATTTGACAACGTCACACCTGACATGAAGATCTATCTTGAAGAAATCTTCGGACCAGTACTTTCATGCCTACGTGTTGCTAACTTCACAGAAGCCCTTAATCTTGTGAATTCTTGTGAATTTGGTAATGGTGTTGCTTGCTTTACTAGCGATGGCAACATTGCCCGAGAATTTGCACGCCGCGTTCAAGTTGGTATGGTTGGTATCAACGTACCTATTCCAGTGCCAATGGCCTGGCACGGCTTTGGCGGCTGGAAGAAATCCATCTTTGGTGATATGCATGCCTACGGCAAGGAAGGTGTTCGCTTCTACACCAAGCAAAAGAGCGTGATGCAGCGCTGGCCTGAAAGTATTGCTAAAGGTGCTGAGTTTGTAATGCCTACCTCTAAGTAAATTGGCAGTGCAAGAGAAAAAAGCGATCTTCGGATCGCTTTTTTATTTACTTTGAACTTCAATATTTATTGAAGAGTGTTTTTCAGAGAAGGCATCATTGGCATCGCGAGTACATCGATACCCTCGTCACGCAGCGCATCAGCCTCATCAAGAGTGGTTTGGCCACGGATACTGCGTTCAGGAGCCTCTTTGTAATGAATCTTTCTGGCCTCATCGGCAAATGAACTTCCTACATCCTCAGATCTTCCCATCAACTCACGCATGCCCTTTAAAAAGGCTGCTTGAACTTGTGCCTCAAGGTGAGAGTGATCATTACCTGTGAGGGCCACCACATCACCAGTTGCACTCCCTAAACTTTCATTTTCCTTTGGCACAGCGACAGTCAAAGAGGAAGATTTAGCAATATGAGGTGCCGAGGGCATCCGAGTAATTTCGGTGTTGTCGCAAACTGGGCACGCAAGCATTCCCTTGTCTTGTTGGGCAAGGCAATCTTCTTCTGAGGCAAACCAGCCTTCAAAGCGGTGATCCAGTGGGCAAGCGAGGTTGTAAACTTTCATAAGACCTATATAGGGGCATAAATGCCAAATTCAATAGGTCTATTTTAATAGGAATTGCCCATAACCTAGTTTAAGGGGCTAGGCTCCGCTAAGCCACGGCGATAGCGGTCGAGCCAATAGGCAGAAATGGTTGTTTTGACATCAGTAATCTCACCCTCCTCAACCCATACAATTAATTGCTCCAATGGGGCGGCAAAAACATCCAAAAACTCTTCATCATCAAGATGGCTTGGCCCTGGTACAAGTCCTTCAGCTAAATAGATGTCAATAAATTCAGTTGAATAAGAAATTACGGGATGGATGCGGCGTATATAGCTCCATTTTTTTGCCGTGTAACCAGTTTCTTCCTCTAGTTCTCGCTGGGCGCACAAAAGATGATTTTCACCAATCTCTAATTTCCCCGCAGGTATTTCAATGCAAGCTTTATTAATTGGGTAGCGAAACTGCCGCTCTAAGAGCACCCTGCCATCATCCAAAATAGCCACTATGGCAACAGCACCAGGGTGAGTCAAATACTCACGAATGGCCACTTCACCATCAGGCAAAGAAACTTTATCCCGTTTCATTTTCAAAAAAATCCCTCCGTAGATATCTTCGCTAGAAATAACATCCTCACGAAGATGTTTATCACCCAGAGGTAAATCTTGAAATGATTTTTCAGTCATAAGTTTTGAGATAGTCGAAATTACACAATGTTATTTATAAAGAATGACAAATTAGTGTCATTGCGCCGTCAAAACAATAAAGGCCCCTAACGGAGCCTTTATACAGTAGATACCACTAGACTCAAGAACCTAGTAAAGTTCTACGCATAGCCTCAAGGCAAATACTCATCAGGCCAGCTGGAACTATACCGATCACCAAAACCAAGATAGCATTCAAACTTAAAATTCCCTTGGCAAATAAAGAGCCGGTAACAGTAACTTCATGAGCAGGTTCATCAAAGTACATTACCTTAACTACCCTGAGATAGTAGAAAGCGCCGATCAAAGAAGCTAAAACAGCAATCACAGCTAAAAATGTGTGCTCAGCATCAACCAAAGCTTCCAAAACACCTAACTTACCTGCAAAACCCACTGTTGGCGGGATGCCTGCAAGAGAGAACATCATGACCAGGCCAATAAATGCAAACCAAGGATGTTTCTTATTCAAACCCTTAAGACCGTCTAAGGTCTCGCAGTCATAACCTTTGCGAGACAAGATCATCAGCAATCCGAAACTACCTAAAGTAGTTAACACATAGGTAACAACATAAAACAGAGCAGCACTAAAGGCATGGTCGTCAAAAACAGAAAGCATTCCTAGCAAAACAAAGCCCATTTGAGCAATTGCCGAGTAAGCAAGCATACGTTTCACATTGGTTTGCGCAATAGCAGTCACGTTACCAACTACCAATGACAGAACGGCGAGCAACACCAACATGGGTTGCCAATCACCTAAAAGAGGCAACAAGGTATTTACCAATAGGCGGAACAACAATGCAAATGCAGCTAGCTTCGGTGCCGCCGCAATCATGAGTGTTACAGCTGTAGGGGCGCCTTGATAAACATCAGGAACCCACATGTGGAATGGCACTACACCTAATTTGAAAGCTAGACCTGCCACAATAAATACCAAGCCAAAAGCCATCACCAAATGATTCACACGAGGATCAGCAACCGTTTTAAAGATTTCTATCAAATCTAAAGAGCCGGTTACGCCGTAGAGCATAGACATGCCATAAAGGAGAAAGCCCGAAGCTAAAGCACCAAGGATGAAATACTTAATTGCTGCCTCAACGCTTTTTTCGCTGTTATGACGCATCGCCACCAATGCATAGGTAGGCAAAGCCATCAGCTCAAGGCCGAGGTAAAGAGTCAACAGATTGGCGCCAGAAATTAATACAAATTGACCTAATAAAGCCAATAGAGCCAACACAATGAAATCGGGGCGAAACAGTCCGCGGTCCTTCAAGTATTGCTTTGAATAAATCAAGCTAACTAATACGGCGCCACTTGAACACGCTTTTAACAAATTAGAAAGTGGATCAGATTGGAATAAGCCATTCATTGCAACCAATGAGACATCGCCAAGGCGGCCTAGAAAAGCGAAAATCAGATACGCCAACAAAATCAGCGAAAAGAAATAGACAAACCCAACGCCGCGCGGGGTATGGAAAATATCTTGCTCGACACCAGGGGTTGATGTCACCCTCTCGCGCACATAGACACTAGCTACCAATAGTAAGCAGGTGGCTATGAGTAAAACGAGTTCTGGCAGGACGGCGTATAGATCGAATGCTTGCATTTGCTTTTACTCAGAGTTTGCTAACAGCAACGTGCTGAAGCAGATTAATTACAGCCGGATGAATAATGTCAGTAAAAGGTTTTGGATAAACACCCATACCAATTACACAAATAGACAGGACCGCCATCATGAAATATTCGCGGAAGTTAAGGTCCTTAAGCTCTTCTACATGAGCATTATTTACGGCGCCAAAAAATACGCGTTTAACCATCCATAAAGAATATGCAGCGCCAAGAATTAATGCTGTGGCCGCCAAAATTCCAATGACAAAATCGTAATCAACAGCTGCCAGAATTACCATGAACTCGCCAACGAAACCAGAAGTTGCTGGTAAACCGCAATTGGCCATCGCCATCAACACTGCAAAAGCGGTGAAGGCAGGCATACGATGCACAACACCTCCGTAATCTGCAATTTGACGTGTATGCATACGGTCGTAGAGTACGCCGATGGATAAGAACATCGCGCCAGCTACAAAGCCATGTGAAATCATTTGCACAATACCACCCTCAATACCCAAAGGGCTAAAGAGGAAGAATCCGAGCGTAACAAAGCCCATGTGCGCTACAGATGAGTATGCAACCAACTTTTTCATATCCTTTTGCACTAAGGCAACTGCGCCAACGTAAATCACAGCAACTAAGGATAAGAAAATGACGAAAGGTCCAAGATATTGACTTGCATCTGGCGCTATAGGCAAAGAGAAGCGCAGGAAACCGTAAGCCCCCAACTTCAACATAATCGCCGCCAGCACAACAGAACCACCAGTTGGAGCTTCAACGTGTACATCTGGTAACCAGGTATGCAGCGGCCACATTGGAACCTTGACTGCAAATGCCATGAAGAATGCAAAGAACAATAATATTTGCTCGACAATATCAAGACGGGCATTTTGCCAAGTCAAGATATCGAAGGTGTTGGTTACGTTATAGAGGTACAGCATTGCAACTAGTGTTAGCAAGGAGCCTAACAAGGTATACAAAAAGAACTTGAACGCTGCATAGATACGGTTATGACCACCCCATACGCCAATGATGATGTACATCGGAATTAAGGTTGCTTCAAAGAAGACATAGAACAGCAAAGCATCTAGGGCACAAAAGACACCAATCATTAATCCAGAAAGAATCATGAATGAGGCCATGTATTGAGAGACTTTGGTTTCAATGACTTCCCAAGCGGCAATAACAACAAATATATTGATAAATGCGGTTAAAACAATGAACCAAACTGAAATACCGTCAATACCAAGGTGGTAATTGATGTCATAGCGCGGAATCCAACTCATCTTCTCGACAAATTGCATTCCAGGGTTGGCGATATCGAAATTCAATACCAATGGGAGTGTCGCAATAAAGCTAATCACAGCACCAATTAGCGCTAACCAGCGAACACCTGCGGTCGGTCTCTCGGACCCATAAAACAAAATAATGAGTCCAAAGACTATTGGGGTCCAGATGGCATAAGAAAGAATCATGATGGCTACTTAAGTAACAAAGGCCTAGCGAACAAAAGGCAGGTAAGCGTACAAAACCCAAGCCAACAAAACCGCTAAGCCCGCAATCATTGCGAAAGCATAGTGATAGAGATAGCCGGATTGCAAATGGCGAATCACACCAGCAAAGCGCCCTACTGCGTGCGCACTGCCGTTAACAAAGAACCCGTCAATCACCTTCTGATCGCCGCGATGCCACAAGAAACTACCAATCCAAATAAGACCCTTAGCAAATACGGCCTGATTGAAATCATCTAAGTAGTATTTGTTATCAAGCAATTTTTTGATTGGCGCAAATGCCTCTGCAAATTTCGCTGGCAATTTAGGAGCCCACAGATATCCAATGGCAGCAGTAAGAACACCCAGGGCAACTAGCAACAACACTGGTGATGTAAATGCATGAATTGCCATTGCCACTGGACCATGAAACTCTTCCGCCAAATCTTTCATGACTGGATGGCGCGCAAGATCAATAAAGATAGAGTCGCCAAAATAAGTACCAAACAAGAGCGGGCTAATGGTGTAAAAGCCAATGATGACGGAAGGTATCGCCAATAAGATCAATGGCAATGTCACCACAATTGGGGACTCATGAGGCTTTTGACCAGGAGCTAAACCATGATGCGCATGATCATCGCCCTGCTCAGGATGCTGGTGATGATCGTGTGCATGAGCATCGGCATGACCCCAACGCGCCTTACCGTGGAATACCCAGAAGTACAGGCGGAAAGAATACAAAGCTGTTACAAAAACACTAGCCATCACAGCGAAGTAAGCAAAACCAGATCCTGGAATATCACTTGCAGCTACTGCTTCAATAATTGAGTCCTTGGAATAGAAACCAGAGAAGAATGGTGTACCGATCAAAGCCAGATTACCTAAAAGCATCATCAAGCAAGTAATTGGCATGTACTTCCAGAGACCACCCATCTTGCGCATGTCTTGTTCATGATGCATACCCAGAATGACACTACCAGCAGCAAGGAACAGTAAGGCCTTAAAGAAAGCATGGGTCATTAAATGAAAGATTGCCACTGGATATGCAGAGACTCCTAAGGCGATCGTCATATAACCAAGCTGAGACAGGGTTGAGTATGCGACAACGCGTTTGATGTCGTTTTGTACGATGCCCAAAAAGCCCATAAATAAAGCCGTGATTGATCCAATGACCAAAATAAAGCTGAGTGCAACGTCAGAGAGCTCAAACAGTGGCGACATCCGTGACACCATAAAAATACCTGCTGTAACCATCGTCGCAGCATGAATTAATGCAGAAATCGGCGTTGGGCCTTCCATTGAGTCTGGCAACCAAACATGCAGTGGGAATTGAGCTGATTTACCCATCGCGCCAATAAATAAACAAATGCAAATAACCGTCATTAAATTCCAGCTTGTGCCGGGCAATGTTTGCGCAGCTAAAGCGGTATTTTGAGAAAAGATGACGTCATATTGCATGGAGCCAGTACTTGCCAGTAGCAAACCAATTCCTAAAATGAAGCCAAAGTCACCAACACGGTTAACCAAGAAGGCCTTCATATTGGCAAACACTGCTGATTGACGTTCGAAATAAAAGCCAATCAATAAATAAGAAACAACCCCAACAGCCTCCCAGCCAAAGAAGAGCTGAAGAAGGTTGTTACTCATTACCAACATCAACATGGCAAAGGTAAATAAAGAGATGTATGAGAAGAAGCGGTTATAACCCTCCTCACCCTTCATATAGCCAATCGTATAGATGTGAACCATCAAAGACACAAAGGTCACAACACACATCATGGTTGCAGTCAAAGGATCAATTAAGAAGCCAATATCTAAATTGAGCTCACCCAGTTGCATCCAGCGATAGACCGTACCATTGAAATAAAAACCATCCATGACTTGCACTAAAACATTGCAAGAAAGAACAAAGGCAATCATTACGCCCAAGATGGTTACGAACTGACATGCTCCGTGCCCTATGCGGTTACCGCCAAGCTTAGTACCAAAGAAGCCGGCAATCATTGAACCAATTAATGGTGCCAGTGGAATCGCGCAGAGAACGGGAATATTTAAGGTCAATTGCATGACTAGCCTTTTAGGTGGTCAAGATCATCAGCATTAATGGTGTCTACCTTACGGAATAGAACAACCAAAATTGCTAAACCGATAGCTGCTTCAGCAGCTGCCACAGTCAAAATAAAGAATACAAATACTTGACCTGCCATATCACCCAAATAGTGGGAGAAAGCAACGAAGTTCATGTTTACTGAGAGGAGCATTAATTCAATGGCCATCAATAAAACAATCACGTTCTTACGATTCAAGAAAATACCGATAACGCTAGTCGCAAACAAGATTGCGCCTAATACCAAATAATGGGCGAGAGTAATAGTCATTTCTTTTCCCCTCTGCTATCTTGCTTTGCAGCCATATCAGAATCCATCTTGACAATACGCATACGATCAGCCGCCACCACGTTCACCTGCTCATGAATATTTTGTGACTTGGAATCTTTGCGATTGCGCAATGTGAGAGCAACAGCAGCAATAATGGCGACCAAGAGGATAACGCCAGCAATTTCAAAAGCATAGACGTAGTCAACAAATATCAGCATACCCAAAGCTTGAGTATTGTTTGCCATCATCTCTTCAGGCATTGGCTGTACCGGTGTATCGGTACCAATGAAGCTGCGAATGATCACGATGGACAATTCAAGAACAATCACCGTACCCATTAAGAAAGCAACAGGCAGGAATTTTTTAAAGTCACGGCGTAAATGCTCAATGTCGAGATCGAGCATCATCACAACGAATAAGAACAGCACCATTACAGCGCCCACATAAACTAAGATCAGGGCTAAGCTAAGGAATTCAGCTTTAAGCAGCATCCAGAGACCAGATGCACAAAAGAATGCCAAAACTAAAAATAAAGCCGCATGAACAGGATTGCGAGCGGTGATCACACGTAATGCAGAGATAACTAATAGCCCTGCAAATCCGTAGAAGAAAACGGCAAATAAAGTAGATGGATCGAATGTCATTTTATATAGGCTCTATTCGATTAACGATAAGGTGCATCAATGGCACGGTTTACGGCAATATCTTTTTCATACTTATCGCCAACAGCTAACAACATATCTTTTGTAAAGTACAAATCGCCGCGTTTATCGCCAAAATATTCAAAAATATTAGTTTCAACAATTGCATCGACAGGACATGCCTCTTCGCAGAAGCCGCAGAAAATACATTTCGTTAGATCGATGTCGTATCGTGAAGTGCGACGCGTACCATCATCACGCTCAGCAGTTTCAATAGTAATTGCATATGCCGGACATACCGCCTCACATAATTTACAACCAATACAACGCTCTTCGCCATTTTCATAACGGCGTAATGCATGTAGCCCACGAAAACGATTGGACAAAGGCGTCTTCTCTTCTGGATATTGAATAGTAATTTTTGGCTTGAAAAGATAACGGCCGGTGATAGACATACCGGTCAAGATGTCTTTAAGCATTAAGCTATCGAGGAATTGGGAAATTTTCTTAAACATGATTGATCAACTTATTTCCAAATATTCCATGGGGATACAACCCACGCGCCGATAACAACCACCCAGAATACTGAGATGGGAATAAAAATCTTCCAGCCCAAACGCATAATTTGGTCGTAACGATAACGAGGTAAAGTTGCGCGCAACCAAATAACGCAGGACAACAAGAAGAATGTCTTACCAAAAAGCCAGAAGAAGCCAGGAATATCACGCAGGATAGGTAAATCCACAATTGGTAACCAACCACCTAAGAACATGATTGAAGCTACAGCAGCAATCAAAATCATGTTTGCGTATTCAGCTAGGAAGAACATGGCAAATGACATGCCTGAGTATTCAACCATATGACCTGCAACGATCTCAGACTCGCCTTCGACCACGTCAAATGGATGACGGTTAGTTTCAGCAACACCTGAAATAAAGTAGATCAAGAACATCGGCAGGAGTGGCAACCAATTCCAGGAAAGGAAATTCAGGCCCAAATGAGCAAAATAGCCCTGCTCTTGTGAGGCAACAATGTCACTGAGGTTCAATGAACCAGAAGTAAGAAGAACGGTAACTAATGCGAAGCCCATTGCGATTTCATAAGAAATCATTTGAGCTGATGCACGCATTGCTCCAAGAAATGGATATTTAGAGTTAGATGACCAGCCCGCTAAGATCACTCCATAGACACCAATTGATGAAATAGCCATGATGTAGAGGAGTCCGGCATTAACATCAGCTAACACCATCTTTGCCTGAAATGGAATTACAGCCCAAGCTGCAAAGGCAGGCATGATGACCATAATTGGCGCAATGAAGTACAACACTTTGCTAGCTTTAGCAGGAGCGATGATTTCCTTCATTAAGAGCTTTAACGCATCGGCGATAGGCTGCAATAAACCCAATGGACCAACGCGATTTGGCCCAAGACGAATGTGCATCCAACCAATTAACTTACGCTCCCAGAGAGTCAAATAAGCTACACATCCAAACATTGGCAAAACAATAATGACGATGCGAACTAGCGCCCATACTAATGGCCACAGCGAACCAAATATAGCCTCGCCTTGGGTGGTAATGAGGTTCAAGAAATTATCCATCTCGTACCTTACGCCTTGCTAACAGTTACAGGACCAAACATCGATCCTAATTTGGCACTAGCCACAGTGCCAGCTGAAATTCTGACGGCACCTGGCGCTAGATTAACTTCCAGGGATGCCGGCATATCAACAGATTGAGATCCCTGAGTCACTCGAACAGCATCGCCCTCTTTTAAACCTAATTCAGAAAATGTGGCTGAATTAAGGGCAACTTGATTTCCGCGCTTAGCATCACGGGTTAACTGCAAAGCCGAAGAGCGACGAACGATTGGATCGCCAGCATAAATATTAACGTCAGCCAAACGCTCAAGACCATTAAACGGAGCTAAATTTCCATTCACAATGGATGAGCTGGAAGCGTTGTTATTCAAACGAGTGCAATAGTTCTCAGGTAAAGCTTCACCTAAAACCTCTTCTGGCATGTTGAATAAGAAACCATCTAATTCAAGTAATCCACCTAAGACGCGCAATACTTTCCATGCAGGACGAGAGTCGCCCAGGGGTTTGACGGCTGGTTGAATAGTTTGCGCTCTACCTTCAGCATTTACAAAGGTGGAGACTGTTTCAGTAAATGTAGAAATAGGCAGAATAACGTCAGCCACTTCCAATAAGTCAGGACTCTTAAACGAACTTAACGCTATGACAGTGTTTGCCTTAGACAAGGCTTGACGTGCTTGCGAAGGATTTGGTAAATCTGAATCAGGCTCAATGTTCATTAAAATCACTGCGCGGCGATCGCCGGATAACACAGACTCAACACCAACTCCGTTGGCATTTACCAACGAGGCGCCGACTGCATTACCACCAACCGGTAAGAATCCAAGAGTAGCGCCAGTTTGATCGGCAATAAATTGCGCCATGATATGTAAATCAGATGCATGATGATGTGCTATTGCGGCAGAGCCAAGCAATACTGCAGTTCTTTCGCCCGAGAGCAAGCTATCAGCAATCTTTTGTGCTTCAGGAGAAATAGATAAATTAAACGTGCCTACTGGAGCAGTGGTTGACTTTTCTTTAGCAACCGCTAAAGCGACCTCACTCAAACAATTGAGCCAAGCACTCGGTGTAGCCGCGATACCGCTAGATGGAATTAACCAATCATCTCCACCGGCATCAATTCGACTTACTTGAAGACCACGTTTTGCAGCGGTACGAATTCTAGCTGCGATTACTGGTTGATCCTTACGCAAGAAACTACCAATAACCAATACACGATCAAGCTCGCTCAACTTGGTAATAGGCATACCTAACCATGGAGCACTTGCAGCCGATTTAACATCAGATTGGCGTAAACGGGTCTCTACTTGATTCGAACCTAGACCACGAATGATTTTTTGCAAAAGGTGCAGCTCTTCAGTGCTGGAGATAGGATGCGCTAATGCTCCGATCGCCTCATGGCCACTTTCTGCAGCAATCGTTTTAAGTGAATGTGCTACATAATCTAATGCAGATTGCCAATCAGTTTCTAACCATTGGCCACCCTGCTTCACCATTGGTGTAGTGATGCGATCTGCGCTATTAAGACCTTCATAAGAGAAGCGATCGCGATCGCTAATCCAGCACTCGTTAATAGATTCATTTTCTAAAGCAACGACGCGCATTACTTTATTAGCCTTGGTTTGAACGGTAGTATTAGCGCCAAGACTGTCATGGGGGCTCACTGAACGCTTACGACCCAATTCCCATGTACGGGCACCATAGCGGAATGGCTTGCTGGTCAATGCGCCTACTGGACACAAATCAATCATGTTTCCAGAGAGTTCTGAATCTACAGTTTGACCAACAAAGGTAGTAATTTCTGAATGCTCACCACGATTGACCATGCCAAGCTCCATCACGCCGGCAACTTCTTGACCGAAACGTACGCAACGGGTGCAATGAATGCAACGAGTCATCTCCTGCATGGAGATTAGTGGACCAACATTCTTATGGAATACAACACGCTTTTCTTCGTCATAGCGTGAGCTTGATTTACCGTATCCAACTGCTAAGTCTTGTAACTGGCACTCACCACCCTGATCGCATATTGGGCAATCCAATGGGTGATTAATGAGTAAGAACTCCATTACTGAGCGCTGAGCCTCTACCGCCCTAGCTGAATGGGTAAAGACCTTCATACCTTGTGTTACCGGAGTAGCACAAGCAGGTAATGGTTTTGGTGCTTTCTCAACCTCTACCAAACACATACGGCAGTTAGCGGCAATTGATAATTTTTTGTGATAACAGAAGTGAGGGATATAGGTGCCGAGCTTGTTCGCGGCGTGCATCACCATCGAACCTTGCGG is a window of Polynucleobacter asymbioticus QLW-P1DMWA-1 DNA encoding:
- a CDS encoding NADH-quinone oxidoreductase subunit J, whose amino-acid sequence is MTFDPSTLFAVFFYGFAGLLVISALRVITARNPVHAALFLVLAFFCASGLWMLLKAEFLSLALILVYVGAVMVLFLFVVMMLDLDIEHLRRDFKKFLPVAFLMGTVIVLELSIVIIRSFIGTDTPVQPMPEEMMANNTQALGMLIFVDYVYAFEIAGVILLVAIIAAVALTLRNRKDSKSQNIHEQVNVVAADRMRIVKMDSDMAAKQDSRGEKK
- the nuoI gene encoding NADH-quinone oxidoreductase subunit NuoI; translated protein: MFKKISQFLDSLMLKDILTGMSITGRYLFKPKITIQYPEEKTPLSNRFRGLHALRRYENGEERCIGCKLCEAVCPAYAITIETAERDDGTRRTSRYDIDLTKCIFCGFCEEACPVDAIVETNIFEYFGDKRGDLYFTKDMLLAVGDKYEKDIAVNRAIDAPYR
- the nuoH gene encoding NADH-quinone oxidoreductase subunit NuoH, producing MDNFLNLITTQGEAIFGSLWPLVWALVRIVIIVLPMFGCVAYLTLWERKLIGWMHIRLGPNRVGPLGLLQPIADALKLLMKEIIAPAKASKVLYFIAPIMVIMPAFAAWAVIPFQAKMVLADVNAGLLYIMAISSIGVYGVILAGWSSNSKYPFLGAMRASAQMISYEIAMGFALVTVLLTSGSLNLSDIVASQEQGYFAHLGLNFLSWNWLPLLPMFLIYFISGVAETNRHPFDVVEGESEIVAGHMVEYSGMSFAMFFLAEYANMILIAAVASIMFLGGWLPIVDLPILRDIPGFFWLFGKTFFLLSCVIWLRATLPRYRYDQIMRLGWKIFIPISVFWVVVIGAWVVSPWNIWK
- the nuoG gene encoding NADH-quinone oxidoreductase subunit NuoG, which produces MVEIELDGKAVEVPQGSMVMHAANKLGTYIPHFCYHKKLSIAANCRMCLVEVEKAPKPLPACATPVTQGMKVFTHSARAVEAQRSVMEFLLINHPLDCPICDQGGECQLQDLAVGYGKSSSRYDEEKRVVFHKNVGPLISMQEMTRCIHCTRCVRFGQEVAGVMELGMVNRGEHSEITTFVGQTVDSELSGNMIDLCPVGALTSKPFRYGARTWELGRKRSVSPHDSLGANTTVQTKANKVMRVVALENESINECWISDRDRFSYEGLNSADRITTPMVKQGGQWLETDWQSALDYVAHSLKTIAAESGHEAIGALAHPISSTEELHLLQKIIRGLGSNQVETRLRQSDVKSAASAPWLGMPITKLSELDRVLVIGSFLRKDQPVIAARIRTAAKRGLQVSRIDAGGDDWLIPSSGIAATPSAWLNCLSEVALAVAKEKSTTAPVGTFNLSISPEAQKIADSLLSGERTAVLLGSAAIAHHHASDLHIMAQFIADQTGATLGFLPVGGNAVGASLVNANGVGVESVLSGDRRAVILMNIEPDSDLPNPSQARQALSKANTVIALSSFKSPDLLEVADVILPISTFTETVSTFVNAEGRAQTIQPAVKPLGDSRPAWKVLRVLGGLLELDGFLFNMPEEVLGEALPENYCTRLNNNASSSSIVNGNLAPFNGLERLADVNIYAGDPIVRRSSALQLTRDAKRGNQVALNSATFSELGLKEGDAVRVTQGSQSVDMPASLEVNLAPGAVRISAGTVASAKLGSMFGPVTVSKA